The sequence CCGTCGGAACCACTCCGCGGCCGCAATCAGGAGGGTTCCGGCGGCTGCGAGGAGGATGAGTGCCCCTGCGACGTCGTATTCGCTGTTGACGAGTATCTCCGTCGGGTCGAAGTAGTGGGTCGGACTGAACAGTCCCAGCCACTCGAAGTCGGAATTGGCCGTGACCGATTCGAGCGTGAACAGAGCGAAGATGATACCGAGGCCCGCCCGTTGCGGGATATCGGAGCGATCGAACAGGACCGAGAGGACGAGGCCGATGGCGGCAGTCAGTAGCAGATACGGGATGGAGAACGCGTGGAGGACGACGAGATCGACGAGGGACATCGCTTCGCCGATGCTGATCACGGCCGCGAGGACGACGACCGGCATGACGAGATTGATGGCGACGATCGGGACCAGCAGAGAGAGGTACTTCTCGA is a genomic window of Halanaeroarchaeum sp. HSR-CO containing:
- a CDS encoding ABC transporter permease gives rise to the protein MTDILKYEARQRSRGTLTLIVVLSFYLYVLVYMFPTIASVGDAFDEYVQALPDAIVASFGVEAITTIEGFLSVEVYQFIWVLMMGLYFAYLGGDLVAGEIESGRIDLILATPVSRKRFIVEKYLSLLVPIVAINLVMPVVVLAAVISIGEAMSLVDLVVLHAFSIPYLLLTAAIGLVLSVLFDRSDIPQRAGLGIIFALFTLESVTANSDFEWLGLFSPTHYFDPTEILVNSEYDVAGALILLAAAGTLLIAAAEWFRRRDV